One window of Sphingobacteriales bacterium genomic DNA carries:
- a CDS encoding T9SS type A sorting domain-containing protein: MGGTISLLASGGNSYNWSGPGGYTRIGNSVLRTGATTAMSGTYTVTVTGSGGCKATASVVVTVTACKNGEDAIAFETLFAYPNPTNNQTTITFTALKAEQMYLSVFAVDGREVAVLFDGMTGEETPYEFVFDATELPSGTYYAMLRRADGTTQQIKLMVVR; this comes from the coding sequence GTGGGAGGTACGATTTCCTTGCTGGCATCCGGTGGTAATTCCTACAACTGGAGCGGTCCGGGCGGATATACCCGTATAGGTAATAGTGTGTTGAGAACCGGAGCAACAACAGCAATGTCGGGCACCTATACCGTAACCGTAACCGGAAGCGGCGGGTGTAAAGCTACGGCAAGTGTGGTTGTAACGGTTACTGCCTGCAAAAACGGTGAGGATGCAATAGCCTTTGAAACCTTGTTTGCCTATCCCAATCCGACCAATAATCAGACAACGATTACCTTTACTGCCCTAAAAGCCGAGCAGATGTACTTATCTGTATTTGCCGTTGATGGCAGGGAAGTTGCGGTCTTGTTTGATGGTATGACCGGGGAAGAAACCCCCTACGAGTTTGTGTTTGATGCCACTGAACTGCCTTCAGGCACTTACTACGCCATGCTTAGGAGGGCCGATGGAACTACTCAGCAAATTAAGTTGATGGTGGTGAGGTAA